Below is a window of Impatiens glandulifera chromosome 2, dImpGla2.1, whole genome shotgun sequence DNA.
GTTACATGTTGTCTAAATGGGTAAATTTGTGGAAGAGGGAAAAATTTGTTCAAATATGAAAGAGTTTCTTCAATAAATGCCTCCTCTTAATACAACTTGCATTTCTAGAGGAGTTGCCTATAATGTAGCAAATCAGTCATGTTTGGGAGTTCTATTGGAATATATTCAGGCTATATACCTAATAGTCTTTCTTTGATTCTTTGTAATGACATTCAggtatattaataaaaattactttGTTGACTTAGAAAAAGCAAAATTGTAGTTATACATAATCATGTTACATtgtagataattaattaaatgatatctAACTAGAGTTAGTATGGATAAAATTGGATTAAATGGACAATTAATGAGAATGGTCCTCACCCCTTATGCCATAATACCACATTATATGAAAGACTTGGGCTAAACTAGAATTGGTTGTTGTTTGGTTAaggaattaaaattagaattagaattcgGTGCAATTCCACTTTAATAACCTCCGAAGTCTAAGTCCAATATACTCATGTACGATTCAAGTGAAGATCATTTGTAGATTCTTATAGTTAGgtaaaagagaaagaagagaagtaagaaaaaaaacgtCTCTTAAGAATTACaattaaatgatttttccaaatataagaattgaatgaattgtaattcaatgacAATTCTTGTAGAATTGAAATCATAATAAACACCGTAGTAATTATGATAAGCAACATAGTGTTGTCGTTTTGTATCTACACAAGAAGTAAATTAAAGTTTCACGATGGTTTCAGTTACCTTCCGAAGATGAGAGCCGTTAAAGCAGTGGTGCCTGAAGATATATCGACGGAACTATCATCTGCAAATGCATAATCAGCATTGATAAAAGCATTCCTAATTGCTTTTTCCATGCAAACAGGAAAATCAGAGTCCTCCACAATGAACCTCAAGATGTTCTCCCTAACAAATACGGCTGCTTCAGTCCCACCATGACCATCAAAAATCTGTAAAGTCAATAGACAAATCTCATTTTCAACGAGTATGGAAGAGAATATATAGAATTCGAGGATAAACAGAATAATAGGCATGAGTATCATTAGAGGAGCTTTCAAAAATCTTATCATTGTTGTTTAATCCatgtttatatattaacaattcaTATAAATCTAATAATAGAACTCTTAACAGAATCCTAAATTAAATATCCTAAACTAATATTAcctattaaatataattctttaaactaatatGTTACACTAAGAATCATACTTTCATTTAAATACTCAATTCATTATTTAACGCTACTTATAACTTCATCTACTTAATAACTACAATCATTTCTTTAccatttattcataattatgaCCCTAATATATGCTTTTAATCTcgtatcaaaaatcaaattatggAGTGTACTaccaataaaaaaagaaaataattgatgGAATGGATATTAAAAAGAGTATGAGATTACTATCTCTTCATTTTTCATCCAAATGGGCTGAAAATGAGCTACATTGCTATGAAATTTCTAATCACAAGCAGATCAATCTTCAACTTAAGCTAAAAAATGATGCCCCATTAGCATCTGCTAGAATTGTGAGTTTGACCTAAATTTGGGTTAATTAGAGTGATCAAAAATAGTGTTTCTCAAGTAACAATTAGCTTTCCTGTAGCATTGTGTCTTACACCGTAGAAGGTCCCTGAAGATGGCAAATCTATAGCTGTACCCAAATGCTGATGAAGATTGTCTATGCATATATGTTCATCCTCCATGAACATCTTGGATCCCTTCTCAGCACAACTCCCAGAGCGAAATACAGGTGGGAAGTCCAAAGTTTCATCTGAAGTTAACTTGACATCAGTTGGGGAGTGATCATCCTATACAAAGATCCAATCAAGTTAGTTGTAGTGCTCATAACTCCTACTCAAAGAAGAAACATGCAATGATAGAAAGACAATATTGTTGCAATAAccaaacagaaaaaaaaaaatggtaaggAATGGTTAGCCTACCATCTCCGTAGTAGAGGCAGTAGTAACAGAGCTCATGCAATCCTGTAAAATGGGGAGTGATTGAGGAGGATTCCCATTTTTCATTTGCTTCGGATTATTCtcatcttcattttcattgtcttgGTTCCGAATCCCCTCTAAAGTGCTAAACGAAAATGAGAAATCAGTACCTGAAGCCATGCTTATTGAAGTACTGCTGAGGCCAGTAACtcaataatatcaaataacCCTTAAAATGAACAATGtatgcgtttgatctttgtctTCGTTAGCTTGCTCCACCTCTGTTTGTGCAGTTAATCCAACAATTCATCTATCTCCCTTATCAACAGTGACTCCAACTAAGATCTCAGAACAAAATCCTTGATTCTCAACAAATACATGCATCAGAATGTCTAAAACTCAAATAAGGTCACTTCTCATCAGCCAGTTGAGAAACAAGTTGCTGTGTAAGAGCTTAAACAGAAGTAGTTCAAAGATTATACCAAGAACCCAGATCGCAAATCATGCAAAGGAAATCAGAATTGAACACCTTATGAGAAGATGTGAACAGGAAATAAGAGAAATTCATGTAATCCGAACTATCGAAAACAAAGAAAGACCAAATTCAAGAGACCCATGTAGATATAGCAACATGATACCTCTATTCGGAAGTGCGATTTAGAGATATGAAACTAGTTCTATCAAATACAGCAATCGATGATTGCTATGCTTTTGAAGTGAAGAGGTGTAATCGGGTAACCGACAATCCGACGGAAATAACTAGGGGAGAACTGGGTTCAGGGGAAAAAAGGATCCGCGTGTATGGTGCGCAGACATGGATGAATTCACGGATTCACGCGATTTTTGGTCAAATTATGTGAGTATCAGACGAACAAGAAAGATGGCTTCCGTTACGTTGATTATTGATCCTTTGTGGGACCCATCTTTCGATACGCCCGTCCTGACCGTTTGATCTTAGGAATATAGAGCATGTTTGATGTAGttgaaaaattatgatttttcttGGAAATAATTCTTGTTTTAggaaaaaaactttattttcttcctttgatggaaaaatctttattttgatatgttgggtttttattaaataaatatttctatactttttttattattatttaattaatttattaattaaatattaaaatattcttattttatctttgtaaaaattaaatataaaaataaatcaacattatattaatttatcaaaaaaaatttaaataacttaaaaatcaaacaagctctaaatgtagaaaataattatttatttgtttatttatttaatatttaaaacattataaaataaattaacagtaaattaaataattaataccaAGTGTTTTCAAAAGAGAGAAAGACTTTAACTcaatataatttcttaataatttaattgattatctTTAAATAAGTCTCTAATCTATTTAAacgtataaaataaataatttaaaataaaatatttataatatgttatttttaaaaaattatctcaattatataaattaaattttataattattcaatcaataaaataataattcaaaaaatattaaatatataaaagtaaaaataaaataatattattgtaaagcTAAAAATAGACActttaacacatttaaaattgttaatttaactaattttaactttttagaaTATGCACgtaatttattattagagtaattagaaaaaataaattatagagaTAATGTTTGATTACACATGAAAAATAGGTTTCAATGCTACGTCTCATGTTCCCAATGAGTCTCATGTTCCCAATGACGATGTTTTATTAGAACATACATGTTTTATAAGAACATACATCTATATTATTGTCATAGACCTATAAACGAGAATGAAACTAACAAATGtacctaaaaataaaataaaatttaaatagaacCTTAtccaaatattttgtttttgctgaaatattatttttgatatttatactttttaaatgattaaatattatttagagcagaaaaataagaaagattgAAACAAGAATAAACAAACTGACCATTAGGCCAGTTGACCGGCAAGGCGTATATGAACATAGGTCGTGCTCGCGCAGGTGCTGTCCGTAGATGTGCATTCAGGTTTAGACACATGTGTAGTTCTGGACTCCGGACTTTCGAAGAGAATTATAAGACGAATGTTCGAATCCTAAAAACATCAATTTTTCTTTATGCCAAAGGAGATGATTCAAATATTAGATATTCCGAATGATAAAAGAATAATGCGTGTTCTACCTCGCTATGTGCAAGAGGCCTCCAATATGAAGCAACAAAAGTGTTGAAATGACTAAATCCAATTTCGAACTgaaaaccaaaaacaaaatttacaaattGATAAATTGATGATAACCTATCTAGGAACTTACCATAATATGAAGTTGAGACAACATTAACATATTAACATAGTCTATGATGGAAAATCCAAACTAttctttaagtatttttttggaaaattttggaATTCTCTCAAAACATAGattcaaacacaaataaaaaattcaaacaagttCTAACATGTTTAGAGAACGTTTCTAGGTTATTGTTCTTAAGCAAAGTATCAAGAACAACAACTTAGTTTTTGAATTTTCTTGGGTATTTCCTTATTATGATGAATGAAAGGAAACTAATCCGACAAATAGCTTATAAATCAACCTAGTAATGTTTCTAAATCAGCAATTTGAACCAAAAAACATTAAACACAAACTACTAAActcaaatatgaaaaaaaaaaatcaaactttagCTTATGATTCCATAGAAAAGTTTCTTACTTCCTTGTTTACcaatatccaaaaaaaaaaaaactaaataaactcAAATTCCATTCATTGAGGAAATGACTTACagttctcctttctctctctaatccCCTCTTTCTCTTGCCAAAAGCTCAAATATCTCCATTTTCATCCAAAATTTCATCGAACAAATGGGGATTAACCGATCCTGAAAACCTGCAAGGGATTAAGGGAAATGATCACATCACATTTCTTTTGTGATCATTTCCCTTTTAACCATTGAAAATGTCAAGAAATGTCGATTTTGCATTTTCCAAAAATGGATCTGCTGCCTGCCTGCTGCATCTAATGCATCGGGGAAGAAGGGGTTGCATTGGAGCTCAATTGGGCCGCGTTGTACAAGATCACTCCACTCGATTGACTCCAAACGTTCACCTCTGGGCCTAGGCCTTTATTTTAAGGCTTGGTGTTGCATTAATGGGCTTATTATATGTTTGGGCCTGAGTTGAACCCATTAGGTCTGCATATTtactcaaaattaattaatatatatattttatatatgtttgtacttttttaatttttatttaaattagttcgGCATTTAATATTTTGGAATTCGATTATATAATGTTGTctctaaatttatttcaatCACGTGTAATGAGTGAGTCGGTATATGAATACCTTTTGCACTCGagatatatttcaaattataacatttatagTGTAAAATGTggttttctataattttattatgtttggataaattatataattgtaattttaaaatgaaatataaatgataaagttaaaagttattaataaaaaaaaaagcttttaaaataacataatgtaaatattttattttataaattcaaatagatTAAAGAATTATTGTAAGTTATAGTTGAagagttatatttaaaattatattaattttaatataaatgataatagtatttgttttttttaagttaaataattttagatataatAAAGAGTTATAACCTGTATTTGATTTCGACATCCAATTGTATGTCAAGTATAATCCCccttcatttttctttatttttgttacaTTGTTAGCTAaccaatttatattaaatttttactcttttattaaaacttttattttcacATAAAAGTGTATCACtctcattttatatgatataagttcttttttacattaatataattttataagagcTTGAGAAGTATCATATTGATGATATATACTATCTATGCAATCGTTATTTTTAActctttaatcaatttttatttatttatttaagagagTAATGGCCCAATTTGAATACTTCGGAATCTGGagcttttaaaatttattttttaaatatattattgtgatCATAATTTacaagaaataatattataaaatatatactttaattatttataaattaataatatttgacaattcataaattaattgtttctcattttaattGAAAGTTATAAACATTGCCTATCCAATTTATAAatctgaaattaattatttaaataataaaatcaaaataattaaaattaatgtcaaatattattaaataattaattgaattaattattataataattaacctcaaataattaaaataatagtaaaaaaaattaaataaaataatttgagataaatgttatgCTCACCtcatcttaaattaattttaaaaaatcaaaatgaattgaaataaataatttatgataaaattgtatacattttattcaaaataaattatttattaaactctacaaatataaaaaaaatataaaaataagcaaaataaatgtcatatttattaaaaatattttgtagctTAAAAATAGAGCTAAAGGgattgaagaaaaaataatttcaaacaagctctaaggcTAAAAAAGTGTCGCAATTTGCTGTAGCAGATGAGCACCCATGCTCCATTCCATGCTCAAGAACGCTCCGCATAGCCCGCTGCAATAAAAACAAGATGCTTCTGCGCAACATACAGATGCATCCAACGATGTCAACTTAGACGTGCGCGAATCTCTCATCGCTAACGGAACGCCCAATGTTCGCGCTTAGGCTCTAAACAATGTCGTTTCAACCCCTCCTCAATGCTCAAATGCGGAAATTTCGGCATAACTTGACTTCTTCCCCGCAGTAACAAACTAGATAAGAACAACTTTcatctttgatttctcaaagattGATCTTTGTCGTTTCTCCACTATTTGAATACGTTCAAAAGGTGAAAATATCACCCTActttggtgatcatttcacctacaaCCCAAGGAAACATCATTTTCTATACAAGCAATTGACTGAAGAACAAATAAAAGGACATTGCTAGCCTTTTTCACTAAATTAAAGCCACTTGCAACCAACCTTGGGAGGCTAAGGCTATAAATAGCATCCTCTGAGCAAACTGAAGGTAAGGAATCCAATCATAAACCCTCAATCACTCCCAAAGAGAAATCCATCATTAGaaattttcaagttttgttctgaaaattttgaaatttcgTGTAAGGCTGTAAAGCTCGGATCTGTGCATTCACAAAACTTCTAAAAGAGTTCAGGAGTGTTCTTTAACTCATAGTAAGATCCCAATCATACTGTAATTATTAtaggttttaattaaaaaaattacatttcagTCGACTAGTTTCATATATACTAGTTGATTGTTTGATATCTTGATTGGAAAATGATCATAAGATCATTTGTAAGCACTCTATCGAATCAATCAACTTAAATATGaaatacccaaatttgattttgaaaattttcaaaatcgggtttttgtTCTTAAGTTATTACTCATGTACATCAATCTAGAAACCTTACTAATACGTTTATAAGGATGTTAAGAACATATTCAAGCCAATTTTAAGTaatcccgatcatgtttaataaaaaactaattttttttataaaaaattcagtttttgaattggttaaaacgaaCCGTCAAtgttcatattttgattttattcaaccatatgaagtataaggaatcTATTGGCTAGCTCCTTGCACTTTATTAAaccttacaaaaataaatatgttgttTTAGCTCAAAACCGTTTGAGTTGAATGGAACATCATCTCAATTGAATGATGCATtgggatgatgttataaatgatcacTAGGACTAGGTGAAGTTTCCCATGCTCTTGGATCAACGTAATAGGGCCCTAgtcaaaatcatcaaacatgtagtttgatgttcttgacgtCCGACCGAGGGTTCAACCTGGGTTCGATTTTGGACCGAGAAAATCGAACCCTCCCATACACCGGACCGAGAAATCTTGCACCAGGACGATGATTCATAGCCTAGGAGCAAGAGCTCCTtgcatccgaccgaggattcctAACATGGGACCGAGCTTCTCACACCCCGACCGAGGAATTTTGCATCCAACCGATAGCTTCCCGCACTTGACCAAGAGCCTCTCGCACCCGAATGAGAGCTCCTTGCAACCCGACTGAGGAATTCCGCATCCGACTAAGAGCCTCTTGCACCCACGACAAGAGCCGGAAGTCTCTCGCACTCGACCGAGAGCCTCCCGCACCCCAACCGAGAGCTCCCGCACCTCGACCTAGGACCGAAGAAAACCACACCCTAGACCGAAAAGACCGGTCATATGGCATGCTTGGTTAGGATTTTAAGTttcaaattgtatttttattattgtagcccaaatcatttttttaatttgcaaaaaaatataaaaatatataaaaatattttcataaaaaatatttttataagggcttatttgagatttatttttatatcataataaaaactgatattttttaagTACTTTTCTTAGTAGCCATCGACATCAATCTTaagtaccagcatttaaatattatctacaaatgcaagaaaaatctgTGTATGTTTAGGAcctgaagaataattggttaaataaaatataataaactaatttttcaAAAGTCATGATTTTATAGAGTAGAAATCGTTCTTTAACGGGTACAGAGAATATATGCGAACACCCTTTCCCGACATCAAACAATCGAATTAAAAAACAATCTCTCTGATCAAATATTCGTTGTAgacgtatcattttattaattttaaattaaaaatcaattgattactcttttatcaaataactaatctttaaattaatttaaaataatatttcttttaaaatattatttaaaatttgataaaataattattattataattaatttcaaatatcgGACATgtttcaataaattttttaattaatgttttattaaaaatattctcaACACTGCAAACTgatgttttaatttttcaaactcaAATTGTTTTCGAGACAAGGAATTTTAGGTTACAAAAGTGTTTATTCTTATAGTTAgtttaatgttggttatttgaggatttttagtgttttttattaataaacaatatattatttaaaaaaatagattatgtgttttttttaattggttttttaatttaaaatttaaattttattaaaaaatatttttaattaataaaatgaggtaaattaattattaaaaatataccatttaaatttgaataaaaatctaaaaaactcATAGAACAAGCTTACCTTATTTCTTATACAATAATGTTTGCACTTTAATTacctatatattttatttaattcacttCTTAGAAACATATACTCTACTATTTTTTgaccattatttattttttatatattttttttatgtaggacatttagattatttaaatatcattgtGTTTTAGAAGAAGGttatagtaaaaatataatgtttttttactaacataatttatttatattatttttaaattaaaaagaactaACAGGATACTCAAAACCATAACCAGACCAGGTTTTCAACTCAAAATACTTCtacaaacatttattataatacaaaactaACTTGTTTTTCCATTATCAAGACTTCatcctaaaaaaaaaagttagtgacctaatctattatttatttagagatTCAATTAGGTTAGACTTGCACCAAAATATGGTTGTGACGGTGCATCAATACCATATTACTTACTCAATATGATATTACCCAAAATTTATACTCGAAAACTCGTCTcgttaaaataactcaaacttgaaaaactaataatgtttgaaaaatttaGGATTTTTAGGATTTctaatatacatattatattatatcttttataaagtgaactataaatataattctcaAACTCGATTACAAAATAAGTTACTATTCGAGTCGAGCTTTGAGTTATTTACGAGCAACTTAACTAGTTTACCACCACTATTCCAAGACACacaatttcatataaataaggactacattgataaaaatataatccaTGGGGGGAGAATGAAGAGGATTAAAGAATTTATGGGCATAATTATGGTGCATAGGATAACAATATGTGGCATctttattattctattttagttttgttaaatgatttttttctgGTCCTTTCACCAACGACCATGGCTTCTTCTCTACAGAGCTCTGTGATAAATGGACATGGAATTGAGCATAATCCCTTCCATATCGCGAAACAGACGGTAAGAGAAACAGTCCGGCGAGTTACCGTCGTTCTTCCGGCCGGAGACATTTCGAGAAGGTCCGCCGTTCTCATTTCTGTTTTGCCTTTCGGTCTCATTTCTCTTCCTCAGCCATTACTGGCTAGAGAAAGAAGAAACAGGAAGAAGATTCCGCTTGAAGATTATCTCACCAGCCGTAAGTTACTCTTCTCAATCTACTAATTTCTAGTTTCATTTCGTTATGAACATATGTAACTGTATTTGTTGATTCACTACATTGATTCTGTTATAGATTCAATTCTCAAGTTAGACCTAGAATCCTGTATCTGAATAGGAATTGTATCCATTGAATTCAATATCTAAGTTATTTCAGTAATGATCTGTAGCTGTAATCGATGAAGTATCTGTATAGAAACTGACGAATtgttgatattaaatattatgatcTAGAATCCTGTAATGAATTGCTATAATAATTATGTGTGCGTTGATTAATCTTAGTAAGTGTAGCAGCTGAGGaataggaattgaaattggatCCAATGAATTCCATATCTAAACTATTTCAGTAATGATCTGAATCTGTAATCAATGAAGTATCTGTATAGACTGTATAGAAACTGACGAATTGGTTGATATTACAACAGCGGATGGTCTGAAATATTATGATATAGAGAAAGGAAAAGGTCCTATTGCTGAGAATGGATCATCAGTTGAGGTTTGTGCATATATCATTATGAAAATGATAAGGTTTTATACTTGAATTGCTTCTGTATTCACTTTTCCATTCTGTTTAGGTTCATTTCGACTGCGTTTACAGAGGAATTACAGTAATTTCAACCCGAGAATCCAAACTTTTGGCTGGAAACCGAAGTATTTCTCAGGTGTCTTACTTTTTGTGTTGACATTATGTAAATTGAATGTATTCGATTGTGTTTTTCAGCTCTTGACATAGTTTTAAATAGGCTTATGAGTTTAAGGTTGGATCTCCACCTggtaaagaaagaaaaagggaTTTTGTAGACAATCCGAATGGACTTTTCTCAGCTCAGGCTGCACCTAAACCGCCTCCTGCTATGTATTCAATTATAGAAGGAATGAAAGTTGGGGGAAAGGTGAGAAAATGATGTTCGACAAATTcgtattaattgtttttctgaATTTGAGCTCGTTTCATTCATCTTCTACATTTTCTGTTTCAATCATAAACATGAATTCTCTATTTGGGTATGGCAAACATTGTTGCTTCATTCATGAACCTATTTTTGTAATTACAGAGGACTGTGATTATTCCACCCGAGGCTGGATATGGTCAGAGGGGATTGAATGAAATTCCGGTATGATGTTTAATTATGCGAAAAAGAAGAATGACTATGGCTGCAGATAAAATGCTTATAGACTGTTTTGCAATTTGATTGTGCAGCCTGGAGCTACATTTGAGCTTAATCTAGAGCTTCTGAAAGTGCTTCCCCCAGATGgaaaataaacataagtaacTGCTCTAATTGTAGATTTATGCAAATTGAATTATCTTCGATGAAGATTGATTAGGGTTTATTATACCCTTTTTATTGAGGAACCTTCCATTACTCGGTTTGTTgtgatttaaagaaaaaatgtcTATTTTTTTCGTTTACTTAGTTACAGATATAAAGATGTCGAGATTCTCTTGTTTTCTAGATGTATCGGGccaatttttgttttcttagtAGGTGTGATCGAGGTTTATTCTCCAGCGTAACTATTACGACTCCAGACATGACCTTGATAgacatgaaaaattaaattaaatttgattctcATTCTCTTTTGAATTGAAGTTTATGGTTTTTGTTGTTTCAAAGGTTTTAGGAGAAAATGCAATGAGTTTGAATTTAAGGGACAAAATCAAAGTTAAGGGActaaattacaaatattatctttgtgtgtttaatttttgaattttaaggaccaaatcaaaattaaagtaaagTGTAGGGACTACATTACAAATATTATCTTTCTTTTTGATATTTGAATTGAACAAATGTTTAAGTTTTTCTTATCTTCAGGGACCtgtttgtaaataataaataaataaatttgctTTCACTTCACCCTAATTGAAAGAGAAACCGCCGCCATCTCTCACTTTGAAGCCTCCGATCTAGGAAAGAGGAGGTTGAGACTTGAGAGAAGCCGCCGTTTCGTATTTCGTCGTTCTCTTCTACATCGCCGTCACCTGCTCCTCCTCCGTACGGCCGAGAGCTCACTCTGTCCAGATTCAGACTCCTTCGCTGTCTGTCGCTAGGCCAGGACCAGGACTCAGGTATTAGATATTCACCAATGCAAATCTCCATAGAATCGTAGATTCTGTTTGTTATGTTATTTGAGGTTAAACGATTGAATCTGATCTTTGTAGGTGTGAATGCACTACTCTCCATGATTTGTGTATGTTCTATATGATAGTTGGATTACACAATAGCAACTTTAATAGGTTTTAGCTGATTGATATGACTGTGATACTGATTACGGTTTCTGTGattatatttgtatgtttgtTATGATTTTTGTATGTTCTATATGACAATAGCAACTTTAATATCTTTTACCTGATTGATATGACTGTAATTACTGATTACGATCTCTGTGATTCTGTTTGTTATTGTATTTTGAGGTTAAATGGTTTTATTTGATCGTTGTAGGCTTAAATGAACTACTACATGATTTGTGTATGTTTTGCATGATAATTGGATACACAATAGCAACTTTAGTAGCTTTTAGCTGTTTGATATGACTTTGATTCCTGATTACGATCTCTGTGTTTCTGTTTGTTATGTTATTGAGGTTAAATGATTGAATTTGATGGTTTTAGGTTTAAATGCACTACTATCAATGATTTGTGTATGTTCTTTATGATAATTGGATTACACAATAGCAACTTTGATAGATTTTAGCTGATAGATATGACTTTGATTCTGTTTGTTATGTTTATTGAggttaaacaatttaatttgattgtttAAGTATTAATGCTCAACTCTCCATGATTTGTGTATGTTCTATATGGTAGTTGGATTACACAATTGCAACTTTTATAGCCTTTACCTGATTGATATGACTGTGATTACTGATTACGATCTCTGTGTTATGTTAATAAGGTTAAACGATTTAATTTGATTGTTTTAGGTTTAAATGCACTACTCTCCATGATTTGTGTATGTTCTGTATGATAATTGGATCACAATAGCAACTTTAATAGCTTTTACCTGATTGATATGACTGTGATTACTGATTACGATCTCTTTGTAGATTGGAGA
It encodes the following:
- the LOC124926385 gene encoding peptidyl-prolyl cis-trans isomerase FKBP18, chloroplastic, with the protein product MASSLQSSVINGHGIEHNPFHIAKQTVRETVRRVTVVLPAGDISRRSAVLISVLPFGLISLPQPLLARERRNRKKIPLEDYLTSPDGLKYYDIEKGKGPIAENGSSVEVHFDCVYRGITVISTRESKLLAGNRSISQAYEFKVGSPPGKERKRDFVDNPNGLFSAQAAPKPPPAMYSIIEGMKVGGKRTVIIPPEAGYGQRGLNEIPPGATFELNLELLKVLPPDGK
- the LOC124926183 gene encoding probable protein phosphatase 2C 27, with amino-acid sequence MASGTDFSFSFSTLEGIRNQDNENEDENNPKQMKNGNPPQSLPILQDCMSSVTTASTTEMDDHSPTDVKLTSDETLDFPPVFRSGSCAEKGSKMFMEDEHICIDNLHQHLGTAIDLPSSGTFYGIFDGHGGTEAAVFVRENILRFIVEDSDFPVCMEKAIRNAFINADYAFADDSSVDISSGTTALTALIFGRRVLVANAGDCRAVLSKLGKAIELSKDHKPNCPTERQRIELLGGVVYGGYLNGQLSVSRAIGDWHMKGTKGSACPLSAEPEILETILTDEDEFLILGCDGLWDVMSSQDSVTISRKELMLHNDPERCARELVREALKRNACDNLTVVVVCFLTEPPEACIETPQSRDVVSEGGFGLLKVSRYSY